The Nilaparvata lugens isolate BPH unplaced genomic scaffold, ASM1435652v1 scaffold4214, whole genome shotgun sequence genomic sequence atgtagccaacattatattgttcaggctatggagatatatcatcgtattctattgtttgatatcaaaaacacaataataaatattaaattatgaacagtaatttataaaatatattattatagacataataccgcgattcacgatacataattatatagattattacagtcattatgagattatctctctatgatttttgtgagatcggacacgatcagctgttattcaaggtcattttacagccctagggccgtaaagttttaccggcctggtcggaaaacaatcactttcggcctccatatgacgcacgtaaaccagctcattacatccaagtgtggcgaaaaaatactttattttgcTCAATAAAGTACTATATAATAAGGTACAAGGAAATCAAAACATTTCAGGTTAGTAGAGTGGCGGAGACTGTCAGATTTAAACTaaaatattggctacattttttCAGTGCATGTGATGCATCTGAGTTCAAGAATTTGTATAGAGTGGTTTCATAATTTACTCTCTATCCCTGCCTCTTCAGCATTTGTGGAAAGGGTTTTTTTTTCGGTGATGACGAATTATAAGTGGAGAGATGAGAGGAGCAAATCATCTTTGAATCTCATAACAAATGATGAACttatgatttatttcaatttgagtgTTGGTTGCAAAGATGCTTTGCAACTCTTCACCAgtaacaattattcattgatgatGGCCAAAAGCAATAAGAAATATGTTTTCAAGAATAAccatatgattttttttaaatttaaaattcattatcaaaCTCATTTTGTATTCCATTATATtcatgtattgtattttgaattaACATTCAAAATTACTTCATTTGCATGGGCTACttataaaagttattaaaaacattaagcaccctttattttttcagGAGCACATTCAAGCTCTAAAATCAAAGAAATACTACTCATCCAATAATCAGCCTTGTGGAGCTGAACTTGATAGGAGAAAaccataaataattatattgatatgattgctaatatgaagattttaaacGTTGAAAGCAAAAGCAGTAAATTAAATTAATGTAAAAGAAGATTTCATATCTACACTACAGCAaaattaaatagtaataaactaataaatatcaTTATTCGATTCAGAAAatcccatttttgataaaattatgcaaaccaagAAATATAACATACCCTAATATGGAAGATAGTCTTATGTGTACATATATTGgtatactttttatttatttattcatttatcatttgaacttgaaaatggctaaaATAAGCTGAAACCGGTcgttcttttaaaatatttcatataaataaagggtgctttatgtttttaataaatcatttcaaattgtattttgagAAGTACACATATCTTTGGCCAGAGGGGTGCCATTTTTTGCATTAAATTTCTCAATCTTGTATACGGTAcctcaaattatttttcaatagccTAGAGATGATTAAATCGTTGAAGAGTTACAATATTGTTCtattggctgagcctggctgggcTGGAGCGGAGACAACAAATATAGCTTATTGaagcttatgcttatcctttatctatggttGGACGGATCAAATAACCAACTgtattgatctttcgtctgtccgctaggcggaactacgccgaccattgctgggtggaagatgttactgcgaccgctcgcattcccaccaacgctgctattatttgctgtctcagcgcctagtccgagtcagacaagcatccagcctgcacttcGGAGCTAGCTTAAGAGAGTGGTTCTGTGTGACAGTCGATAACATATTAGAGTTGCGagtgttataatattatgtgagtCTACATTCCGGCCAAaagtgtttatatttttcttagtACCTATATTATATACACATACCTGGAGTATATGTGTGCAAAGGTATAGAGAGGTCAAGGTGAAAAGATTTCCTCTCCTAAAAAGCTCGGCCTTTTGAATGACAGCTCTCTTTTGCACTCTGAAGACCTTATTTTCAGCTGCAGATGCTGAGTTCCCGGACAACTATGCTATAGCCTACTTCAGGAATGCGAAAAAATATCCatataatatacaatttgttgaatgagaattgatattgtaaaatttttccataattgaaaaaacatagtttttggatgtgacaaaaataaaactttgttgttgaaaCTTATTGTTCGTCTAAGCACTCGCAGTGAGAAGCAAGCAGAGCTCAGCTTTTTACATACCTAGTCTATCAGTGTGCTCCACCCATTTCAAGTTTCTGTCGAGCAGCACACCCAGGAACTCCACACAAAACTAACCATCTGTAGGATACTGTAACTGATTGTGATTCAGGTTAATGCTATACTTTGTGTGGACTGCATATGGATCTGAAGGACATCAATGTTGTCTTTTGTTTGAGATTCATTGACAGCACATTGACTGAAAACCTAGACTATTTGTCAATTTTAGtttagaatttttcaagaaataactTTAATATTGGCATCTGAGATCATGAATGAAGTATCATCTGTATATTGAAAAACTGCTCTATTATTTGAGCAAGGTACTATGATTTTATGAACAACATTGGACCCAAAATCAATTTCTGAGGAATACCAGGATTTATAGAAGCCCACTTCGACCTGGAAATGTTTAGGCCCAAGGAAACTTGTGTGGATTCATTGCCGCCTGTCAATCGTCATAGGTAAGATTTGAACTATGCCAAAGAGCCCCAGATACcataattttccatttttttaatgagaataTCATTTATGGAAGGCCTTTTATCAGACAATCAAAGGCCTTTGATAAATCGCACACTTAGCCACACACAGATTTTGAGGAGTCAAGCGTCAAAAACaatctataaattttgtaacaacAAATTATCTGTGCTCAGCCCCTTGATAAAGCCAAAGTGTGTCTTGCTTAATATTCCATTTCTCAACTGGAAATGTAGAATTTGCTTCCTTCTCAAAAAGTTTAGAGAATGCTGATAGGATTGGTATTGGCCTGGTAGATAATTGCTGAAATTTCCCCTCTATAatcttttactttttgtgtacggtagttgaaaagttgatattgtggtaattatacatattgaaagaaaaagactaagaaattgtcaaaaaaccacagatttattgatacttagaaagaacggtttcggttattacaccattgtcaatctctgtttatcagagatagtgaaaaagactaagaaattgtcaaaaaactacagatttattgatacttagaaagaccggtttcggtctaCCGAATCAATTACACGTGTAAACGTAAATATGCTGAACTTTtactaagtatcaataaatctgtagtttttttgacaatttcttagtctttttcattcaatctataATCTTTTTAGAAAACCGGCTTTTGACCAAGGGGAAGTTCATCATTTGCGCCCAGACTAAGCTATGAGTACGACGGTATTAAATTTTACCATTTTCTCTtagtattaaaataaattttcagtaCCGTAAATTGAAATAATCTACCAAAGACTATTTCAGTACTCACCGTTTCCCTTATTGCTTTCTATAGTATTACCAAACATTTCCGGACAAAAGTACGGTACCGTACATAGAAATAGTAATACCTACtgtaaattgtaaatatttaaCTGGAGAAACATTATTTTGAATTCTCCGCTGAGTGATCTTGATAAGTTGTCGATATCAAGTATCGATACTGAACTGATATATCGATAAGTTCAGCATATTTACGTTTACACGTGTAATTCCTGCTGTTGGAGTTAATTATTTACAGATTCTAAACAATTTAACTTCAATGGATGTCAATTAAAAGAATTGacgattaataatattatatgacaATGGTAAGTAATCAACGCAAACACTTTTCACtgtttttatttgataaatggTTTTTTGTAGTTCtttatttgaggttatgtttcattGGTACCGCTTTTGATgcgaataaattttttatgaaatgtattatgttttatattttaaaagtttttcctttcctattaaattgtatttaaattAAGTTATACCATTTGAGATTGTTTACTTCAACTTGGGAAGTCATTCAGAGATGATGAAACTTATTCTCATTTGGTGTAACTTGCAACTAAGaagattatttttaatgttttcttAAAAACAGAATCGTTAAAAacctttttatataaatattcattttttgagcTATAAAACGGGGCTAACTGGCGTGGTCATAATGCCTAAATTCAAgttagaaattataatataaagtaTACATCAATATCAATGAATCAATGCTAAACTGTGTGTTTATTCAGTAGcataaatcaatcaaatttaattACTTAGACAAAAGAGACTATTATCATTCTATAAagcgtattattattatagcaaTCTACTCTTATAAAGATTCAAACTCATAATTTTTGGTAGACTACTTTTTCAATTTAGGCCTACTTCAAGCTCACTTGTGAACCAACTAAATCAACTAAAACTTGCCTCTGTTCACTCTAAGGTTATCTTGCATCTTGATTTTGAGCTATTTTAAGTTATTCTAAATCAAAAAGTTTTTATTTCCGTGAACAAATACATGTCAAAGTCATCAGGTCAACTTTGTAGGCCTACTGAATACCGGTACCGGTACTTTACCAAGACCAGCGGATACGGATATGTTgtgtcaaaaaatatataaggataaacttttcttgaagtAAGTGATGACTATAAACTTGACTTTTCAAGATGGCATGGTCACTGTGAGTTTGAAGAACTCATGTAACCCTTAGAAAGGGTTTTCTTTAAGCTCGAACTTTGCCTTGAATGCCTGGATACTCAAGGCTGTTAACTGTCTAGGTAGCTTTTTGAACATCTTGAGAGCCACAGTAGGAAACGAGTCTCTTGTTCTATTCAGTTGGCAATAAGGCATGTCAATCATGCAACGATTCCGTGTGTTATGACTAAGTCTCAATCAAGTTTTACTTGTCAAAATTTACCCTCAAATGTAGAGCACTTGAATATATTTAATAACCAAATATAGTCATACCAGTAGACCTGGAGAGCGGTCTGCAGCGTTCAACATTATTATACATGTATTTTgcataacttttttatttatttgtggatacaattttAATTGAGATATTAATAATACCAATCGATTAATGCATGTTATTTACAGGCAACAGTTCAAGAGCGAAAGGGTACTTTTAAAGTAGAATATCTGCAAAAGATCGAGAAGGAAGTGCAAGAGAAATGGGAAAAAGAGAAGATCTACGAAATTGATGCTCCTTCCGCTAAAAACGAATCAGCGGCAGATTGTGAAAAGTTTTTTACTACTTTCCCATTCCCGTATATGAATGGCAGACTTCATCTTGGTCATACATTTACACTCTCCAAGTGTGAGGCAAGTTATGATGTTTTTTTATCATTAGAAAAACCTTACGGAATTTGTATGTAAATTTACTTATAAATCAAAGTTAACTCATCAATGTTTCAGTTTACAACTTTGTAAGTTTTTGTAAAccttattcattaattaaatcGACAGCTTTCATCATAATAGAGTACTGCACCAACTAAATCAAACGTAAGAGATAAGCTCTTCAATCATTAGGATATAATTATAGAATTATATTCGAAATGAAAAACAGGAAGATCATCATTGATAAccatgatttgaaaaatatttcatcatttataTGAGAAACTGACTATCAATTCTTATTCTGTTGTCTTCTAGGATTCAAAATAGATTGGAACTTTTTTCAAGCAGTAGCccagttattttataaatttcataaatactATTGAATCTTGGATGTtgaaaatttccatatcaggttatcaattttctttttaaaatttttgtattattctttCATCATCTTCTAATAGTTTGCTAGATGTAGTTTTactagatttaaaaaaaaaatcgcataaaaaattgaacaaaagcAAAAATAGTGGCATTCTGACACATATTCTTATATAGTGGGGgttcacattttctcaaatcagCGAATAGTCAGTCTATTGTAtcaatactttgtaaataatcgTATGCTTTATGTAATCAACATGTCTTTATTCTGAATAATCTCCTCTGTTTGTGTTGTACCCTcaaccagagaaattattatttattcgtcTAATTTTAGTCTCCACCATACTAAATCCCAGTTCTTGAATAAAAGTATTATTCTATTTCAGTTTGCAGTGCGTTACCATCGTTTGAAGGgcaaaaaatgtcaatttccATTTGGATTTCACTGCACTGGAATGCCCATCAAAGCATGCGCTGAAAACTGAAGAGAGAGATGGAGCTGTATGGTTGTCCTCCTAAGTTTCCCATTGATGAGAGCCTGCAGTTGTGGAGATGCCAAAAGATGAGGAACTGATGAAGGATAAGGCGAAAGGAAAGAAGGTTAGTTGATGATCATTTTAGCCTGAAATTGTTGTTACTCTATACTATAGACTAAAAagaattatataattttcaaaggAGGTAATGTATTCTTGTTCAATTATCTTTGTTTTCAAgagaaaagtttttatatttagattaaatatatatttcgtTTCTCTAATAGTATCAATTGTTGGTTTTCAGAGTAAAGCAATGGCTAAAACAGGTGGAGCGAAGTACCAATGGCAGATAATGAGATCAATGGGCTTGAAAGATGATGAAATCAAAAACTTCGCCGACGAACTCTTTTGGCTAGATTACTTTCCACCGTTAGCTGTCAATGATCTTCGCAGGATTGGATTGCATGTgagttttccaataatttttatCTTATCTTCTTGATACTCTTTTGATCTTCTCTAGTCATGATAAAattacacgagaaccaatcagaaaatggttttctttttttaaagtgaatctgtaagACTTGTACGCAAATTGTTACATATTTAGTGGTTAGGTAATGTACACCGTGTCCCAGGAAGAAGTTTAAacatttgattttgtattacatgcccattcatgcacctagctttttaaaatttttcacagtttacaaagtaggttctaaaaatattctgggaaaatatcaactccctaaccttcgtagaaacaaaatggcgacaTATTGAAAAACGATACTTTACAAACATTAAAAAGGTGTTTTTGgtttaattaaatatttctattgTTGCACTTTAGGGCAAGATgacttttaaataaaaaactaaaacaaattgaagcccatccacagcaacacactgataacagcgcttaagaaatgatttgtaaaatttgtaagGTATCCGGAGAAGTTCCTCTTCTATTGATTGTTTTCAGTTCTTCATCATTATTGAAGCTATGGGTATAAACGTTTTCCTTCAAGTAACCCCATAAAAAAGCCAAAAACAGTTAAATCTGGTGATCGGGTTGGCCAATCTAAAAAATCACTTCCACGACCAATCCAACGGCCATGGAGTTTGTCATTTAGTAATTGCTTGACATGATTTGTGAAAAGAGGTGGAAGCATCTTTTTGGaagatttcttgatccatttctGGCACCATCAAATGAGGCAAGACTACCGCAACGTAGTAAACATTTCAGATAATAACTTATGAAAGTAGTTTTTATAGGAAGCGAAttagtaaaattttcaatatgccgccactTTTTTTCCTACAAAGGTTAGatagctgaaattttcccagaatattttcagaacctGATTGGTAAATTGTGTAAAGTTTAAAAAGAGAttggtgcatgaatgggcacgtaaaataaaattaaatgtgTAAACCTCTTTGTGGGACACGCACACGGTGTATAACATCAGGCCCTGGGTCCAGAGCATTCATAATGCTTATTTTAACAATTCCGAAAATATTCCAATTTCAAGATTAGATTGTCGTTTGCAAAACTGGTGGTTGTCAATGAAAACTTTATACTCTAGCAAATCGATGTTTGTCATGTAAACGTATAACTCAGTATTACTCTAGCAGTCTAAGGGTCGTTTGCACAGTGgcagtttaaaataaaatttagtttaaactaatttatttttaaactggattaatccgtatcaagtctagtttgttataatgtgtttcattttgattttgagccaccagctgattaaatcggGTTTAAGCTTTGACGTACAAACGACCCTAAGAAACAAATTTAACCAAAATGAAACACCAGAATActaaaaatatcacgaatttattgaaaaattacgtACATCATCTTCTACTTGTCATGTTCAGTGTGAAAATCAAAACTTAACGTTAATTTTCACACTGGACATTACACCATaagtgttgaaacatgttttaacttttcaataaactagGGATATTCTTAGACAATATTCCAGTGTTTCGTTATGGATACTATCAGTATATCTCACAAAACAGTATCTGAAAACAAGTTTAACGTTTGCTAAAGGTGCACTCACTTAAAGTGAACATTTTTGGTCAAAAATGTGGAATCAC encodes the following:
- the LOC120355681 gene encoding LOW QUALITY PROTEIN: leucine--tRNA ligase, cytoplasmic-like (The sequence of the model RefSeq protein was modified relative to this genomic sequence to represent the inferred CDS: inserted 2 bases in 2 codons), whose translation is MTMATVQERKGTFKVEYLQKIEKEVQEKWEKEKIYEIDAPSAKNESAADCEKFFTTFPFPYMNGRLHLGHTFTLSKCEFAVRYHRLKGKKCQFPFGFHCTGMPIKACAXKLKREMELYGCPPKFPIDESLQXVEMPKDEELMKDKAKGKKSKAMAKTGGAKYQWQIMRSMGLKDDEIKNFADELFWLDYFPPLAVNDLRRIGLHVSFPIIFILSS